The Mycolicibacterium mageritense genome contains a region encoding:
- a CDS encoding vWA domain-containing protein, with product MRFEPVAPAVVLVVLAMAVAWASVAAVRSHGRRAVGPVVAAVLLLIAAARPVIGGAAQPGVTIAGDHEPSIFVVVDRSADMAERGADGRPRITAAQNDLASLIDRYPRARFAVIGFAARPALDWPLSDDQWSLRPVVSTLNPEPAAAQDQTNVGAAATLLRYQLISAVQQYPRAQNLVFYLGAGAPGSQAVPRDFDLPADSVDGGAVFGYGTGSGTDTLRAVADQIGVPYLPRAAGGLPDDAFPHISAAETGPSARTRDGIETYWIFALGAAALIVTELFRVLTDFRRTRFGSRSVLT from the coding sequence ATGAGATTCGAACCCGTCGCGCCTGCGGTGGTGCTCGTCGTGCTCGCAATGGCTGTCGCCTGGGCATCGGTGGCGGCGGTGCGTTCGCATGGGCGGCGTGCGGTCGGACCGGTGGTGGCCGCGGTGTTGTTGTTGATCGCCGCCGCGAGGCCCGTGATCGGTGGTGCCGCGCAACCCGGTGTGACCATTGCCGGCGACCACGAGCCGAGCATCTTCGTGGTGGTCGACCGGTCGGCGGACATGGCCGAGCGCGGCGCGGACGGTCGACCGAGAATCACAGCAGCACAAAACGATCTGGCATCGCTGATCGATCGCTACCCTCGCGCGCGGTTCGCGGTGATCGGCTTCGCGGCCCGCCCGGCACTGGATTGGCCACTGTCCGACGATCAGTGGAGCCTGCGGCCGGTGGTGTCGACGCTGAACCCTGAACCCGCCGCCGCGCAGGACCAGACCAACGTGGGTGCGGCCGCGACCCTGCTGCGGTATCAACTGATCAGCGCGGTACAGCAGTATCCGAGGGCGCAGAACCTGGTGTTCTACCTCGGCGCCGGGGCGCCCGGATCACAGGCCGTGCCGAGGGATTTCGACCTGCCTGCCGACTCGGTCGACGGTGGCGCGGTGTTCGGCTACGGCACCGGTTCCGGTACGGACACCCTGCGCGCGGTCGCGGACCAGATCGGCGTGCCGTACCTGCCGCGCGCGGCCGGGGGATTGCCCGACGACGCCTTTCCGCACATCAGCGCCGCCGAAACCGGCCCGTCGGCGCGGACCCGGGACGGCATCGAGACGTACTGGATCTTCGCGCTCGGCGCCGCAGCACTGATCGTCACCGAACTGTTCCGCGTGCTGACCGATTTTCGTCGCACCCGGTTCGGCAGCAGGAGCGTGTTGACATGA
- a CDS encoding TetR family transcriptional regulator codes for MAVADGLSAREAKRLQTRERLMGAAIAEFKRAGMAEADVGAIVAAAGVAHGTFFFHFPTKEHVLLELEQREEERIAKQFAQYLKKPHDLAGALREAMRLVAGLERRLGVLLFKDFLALHFSQTRPQTEGGQDHPVIVGVAGEIELAQQRGEVGADVNPMNSAVFFLLGFYALLVTTTDWPTRDDLLEDFVRRTLRSIRP; via the coding sequence ATGGCGGTGGCGGACGGGTTGTCGGCGCGGGAAGCCAAGCGACTGCAGACGCGGGAGCGGCTGATGGGCGCTGCGATCGCGGAATTCAAGCGTGCGGGCATGGCCGAGGCCGACGTCGGAGCGATCGTGGCCGCGGCCGGAGTTGCCCACGGCACGTTCTTCTTTCACTTTCCGACCAAGGAGCACGTGTTGCTGGAGCTGGAGCAGCGCGAAGAAGAGCGGATAGCCAAGCAGTTCGCGCAGTACCTCAAGAAGCCACACGACCTGGCGGGCGCGCTGCGGGAGGCGATGCGGCTCGTGGCGGGCCTGGAGCGCAGGCTCGGTGTTCTGCTGTTCAAAGACTTTCTCGCGCTGCATTTCTCGCAGACACGTCCTCAGACCGAAGGCGGCCAGGACCACCCGGTGATCGTGGGGGTGGCCGGCGAGATCGAACTGGCCCAGCAGCGGGGTGAGGTCGGTGCCGACGTCAACCCGATGAACAGCGCGGTGTTCTTCCTGCTGGGCTTCTATGCACTGTTGGTCACCACCACCGACTGGCCGACTCGCGACGACCTCCTGGAGGACTTCGTGCGCAGGACGCTGCGCAGCATCCGGCCCTAG
- a CDS encoding nitric oxide reductase activation protein NorD has protein sequence MTEYTGWHPSMIERSCALTAVALSGNRREGVRLVTGAQRGFGLNSAMTYVQVPYPVTAWTRRALTCGVALQCSPSKDRLAAYRLHELSARELRALTLIEGGVALGWIASSWPGLLPDLTGLIPGLPVGAAETDATEMLNQAVALARTNGPIGLHPLLGSLPATHVAPIGLTDTLRRRFGRMPWTSTQKRLPRPYSVPVGGDGGVRNPNLPPPSRPQDDDLDVTPENRPGIPYPEWNAWTESFLRDHVAVVERAAPVRRTGPAPASTDLRRWFREHTHRAMTGRLDDGSDLDVDSYVRHYIDLATGEASEPKVFRDLLPACRDVATALLLDGSSSLGIHGGRIFRLELACADALSRAMAQTRERHGIFVFTGNTRHHVEVQCLKDFADPRFVPPSGSGLAAGGYTRLGAPLRHLTRRLLGQPAERRLLIVIGDGLISDEGYEGRYAWADAAHAVQEADDAGVSLYYVGVGPTRVDPLPEVFGPRRSQRIRRVEELPRVLAHVHRELVAA, from the coding sequence ATGACCGAGTACACCGGTTGGCACCCGAGCATGATCGAACGCAGCTGCGCGTTGACGGCCGTGGCGCTGAGCGGAAACCGCCGAGAAGGCGTCCGCCTGGTGACGGGCGCGCAGCGCGGTTTCGGGCTGAACTCGGCCATGACCTACGTCCAGGTGCCCTATCCGGTTACCGCGTGGACGCGTAGGGCATTGACTTGTGGTGTGGCCCTGCAATGTTCACCGTCCAAAGACCGGCTCGCGGCCTACCGGCTGCATGAGCTGTCGGCCCGCGAACTGCGGGCGCTGACGCTGATCGAAGGGGGTGTCGCACTCGGCTGGATCGCGTCCAGTTGGCCGGGCTTACTGCCCGATCTCACCGGCCTGATCCCGGGCCTGCCAGTCGGCGCGGCCGAGACCGATGCCACTGAAATGCTGAATCAGGCTGTGGCACTGGCCCGTACGAACGGCCCCATCGGGCTCCATCCGCTGCTGGGCAGCCTGCCCGCAACCCACGTCGCGCCGATCGGGCTGACCGACACGCTGCGCCGGCGGTTCGGCCGCATGCCGTGGACCAGTACCCAGAAACGTTTGCCGAGACCGTATTCGGTACCCGTGGGCGGCGACGGCGGGGTGCGCAACCCGAACCTGCCGCCGCCGAGTCGCCCGCAGGACGACGACCTCGACGTCACGCCCGAAAATCGCCCCGGGATCCCGTACCCCGAGTGGAACGCGTGGACCGAGAGCTTCTTGCGCGACCACGTCGCGGTCGTCGAGCGGGCCGCACCGGTACGCCGGACTGGCCCCGCGCCGGCATCGACCGACCTGCGCAGGTGGTTCCGGGAGCACACGCACCGCGCGATGACCGGCCGACTCGATGACGGATCCGATCTCGACGTCGACTCGTACGTAAGGCATTACATCGACCTCGCCACGGGTGAGGCCTCCGAACCAAAGGTTTTCCGTGACCTGTTGCCCGCATGTCGGGACGTCGCCACAGCGCTGCTGCTCGACGGCAGCTCGTCGCTCGGCATCCACGGCGGACGTATCTTCCGGCTGGAGCTCGCGTGTGCGGACGCGCTGTCACGGGCCATGGCGCAGACCCGCGAACGGCATGGCATCTTCGTGTTCACGGGCAACACCCGCCACCACGTCGAAGTGCAGTGCCTCAAGGACTTCGCCGATCCACGCTTCGTGCCGCCGAGCGGATCGGGTCTGGCGGCCGGTGGCTATACGCGGCTCGGGGCACCGCTGCGCCACCTCACCCGGCGGTTGCTGGGCCAACCTGCCGAGCGGCGCCTGCTGATCGTCATCGGCGACGGGCTGATCTCGGACGAAGGCTACGAGGGGCGCTATGCGTGGGCAGACGCAGCGCACGCGGTGCAGGAGGCCGACGACGCCGGGGTCTCTCTCTACTACGTCGGGGTCGGCCCGACTCGGGTGGATCCGTTGCCCGAAGTGTTCGGACCTCGCCGCTCGCAACGCATCCGGCGCGTGGAGGAACTGCCTCGCGTGCTGGCCCACGTACACCGCGAGCTGGTCGCGGCCTGA
- a CDS encoding CbbQ/NirQ/NorQ/GpvN family protein gives MSTYYANGNEVRLFEQAYRQGMPVMLTGPTGCGKTRFVEHMGLLLQRPVVTISCHDDLTSSDLVGRFMVTGGDVVWTDGPLTRAVKAGAICYLDEVVEARHDSLAVLHSLTDHRRTLYLDRAGEVVQAPSSFMLVCSYNPAYRSSLKELKPSFRQRFVTLSMDYLPPDGEAEVIVAETGVALDTAQRLVRCAHAIRTADAAFHYEPPSTRVLVTAAALIAAGATELEAADACVLAPLSTDGAITDGLREVAAASLQHAVNERS, from the coding sequence ATGAGCACGTACTACGCGAACGGCAACGAGGTCCGGCTGTTCGAGCAGGCCTATCGGCAAGGCATGCCCGTGATGCTCACGGGGCCGACCGGATGCGGCAAGACCCGGTTCGTCGAACACATGGGTTTACTGCTGCAGCGCCCGGTCGTGACCATCAGTTGCCACGACGACCTTACGAGCTCCGACCTGGTGGGCCGGTTCATGGTCACCGGAGGCGATGTGGTGTGGACGGACGGTCCGCTGACCCGGGCGGTCAAGGCGGGCGCGATCTGCTACCTCGACGAGGTCGTGGAAGCCCGCCACGACTCGTTGGCCGTCCTGCACTCGTTGACAGACCACCGGCGGACGCTCTACCTCGACCGGGCCGGTGAAGTGGTGCAGGCGCCGTCTTCCTTCATGCTGGTGTGCTCCTACAACCCCGCGTACCGCAGCTCGTTGAAAGAGCTCAAACCGTCGTTCCGCCAACGCTTTGTCACCCTGAGCATGGACTACCTGCCGCCCGATGGGGAGGCCGAGGTGATCGTCGCAGAAACGGGCGTCGCGCTCGACACCGCGCAACGCCTGGTCCGATGCGCACACGCCATCCGCACCGCCGACGCGGCGTTTCACTACGAACCGCCGTCCACGCGCGTTCTGGTCACCGCGGCCGCGCTGATCGCCGCCGGTGCCACCGAACTGGAAGCCGCGGACGCCTGCGTCCTGGCTCCACTGAGCACCGACGGGGCGATCACCGACGGCCTGCGGGAGGTCGCGGCCGCGAGTCTGCAACACGCCGTGAACGAAAGGAGTTGA